The following DNA comes from Weissella koreensis KACC 15510.
CCCAGATGATGCCAATTGTGCTGATCTTGATCGCCAATATATGTTTGGTTCTGACCTTTTGGTGGCACCAGTGATGAGTGAAGATGGGGATGTTGATTACTATCTTCCAGCTGGACATTGGCAACATGTGATTGATGGTCGTGAGATTAAAATCGACACTCATGGACAATGGATGGCTGAAAATTATGATTATTTGAGCTTGCCAGTATGGAAAAAAATTGATTAAAAAGATGAAATCAGAGGATTAATTATGTCGGCCGAAAAGGGTGGTGAATATGAGGTAGTCGTTAATAATAACGATGTAGATGTGCGGATTTTTGTCTCACGTGAAGAACCAGGTTTTAAGCCACCTCATTGGCATCGGCATGTTGAAATTGTCTCAGTTTTATCTGGAACGGTAACTTTTAGTTATGAAGGACATGATGTTGTCTTACAACCAGGTGAGTTCATTGCGATCGGATCTGGGGTACTACATTCGTCGAGTCATGAAAAAAATTGTTCCATAGTGTTACAAATTCCAGTTTCTTATTTGGAAAAATACTGGGATAATCCTGAAAATATGTTATTTACTATTCATAAAAAGGACCGGTTTGATTCTGAGTATCAAGAAATTGTTGTAGCATTACAAGAGATGGCTCACGTTTATCAACACAAGATTAGTGGTTATCGGTTCAAGTTCAATGAATTGATGTTACATTGTCTGTATTTGATTTTTACTAAATATGGTCAGGATAGTGTGGTCGTTAACGTTGGGCAAAATAATCGTTTAAAAGAAGTTTTATCCGATATCAATGAACGTTATTCAATGGTACTTACCGTAAATAATCTCGCTCAGAAATTCAATTATAATCCTGACTATTTAAGTCGCTTTTTTAAACAAAAGACGGGGATTTCTTTGAATCGGTACATTTACTTAGTCCGTCTCTCACATGTCCACTTTGAGGTGGTTAATAGTGATAAACCGATTCATAATATTTTTTCAGACAATGGTGTCAAAAATATTCGCTTAGGTACTAAATTATTTGAACAGTATTATGGATCATTACCACGTGAGATTAGAAAACAACGGAAATAAAAGTTATCATATGTTAAACTATTGGACACCCCAGAGTTATTTTAACTTTTGGGGTGTTTTATATTAAGTTTAAAAATGTTAAATTAAAAGCATGAAAATTAGGTCAGATACATGTTGTAATTTGGAGAGACTAATCGGATTGTTAGGATATTAATAAAAGATTATTGACCTGATTAGGAGTAAAGAAAGAGATGAGGGAGTAGTAGGAAGATGCAAGATTTAACAAAGGGAAATCCGGTTAAATTAATCATGATGTTTACATTGCCAATTATCGTGGGATATTTATTTCAAAATTTATATAACATTATTGATACGTTAATTGTGGGGCAAACTTTAGGGGTTAAGGCTTTAGCTGCAGTTGGGTCAACAGGTTCAGTGATGTTTTTGGCACTAGGGTTTGTCGGTGGCGTGACCTCAGGAATGTCCATTATAACGGCGCAACGCTATGGTGCTCAAGATTGGGCAGGAGTGAGACGCTCATTTGGACAAAGTATTCTAGCCTCAGGAGTGATTACTGTTTTCTTAACGTTAATCGGGGTGGTAGGTCTCCGCGGTTTGCTGATTTTAATGCAGACACCGAATAATATTTTTGAAATGGCTTATGCCTTCATCGTAATTATCTGGGGTGGAGTTGTGACTCAAGTTGGGTATAACATTTTAGCTAATGAAATGCGAGCCGTCGGTAATTCGCGGGCTCCCCTTTATCATTTGATTTTAGGAATGATTATTAATATTTTATTGGAACTATTATTCATATTAGTCTTTCACTGGGGGACTGCAGGGGCAGCTTTGGCAACTGTAGTGGCTTATGCGATTTCAACGCTCACTAGTTGGTGGCATATTACCAAATTTATGCCAGTTTTGCATATAACAAAAGAAGATTTAAAGTGGGACTCTACCGAAATTAAAATTCATCTTGCAGCGGCATTGCCTATGGGGTTCCAACAATCTGTTATTGCAATTGGATCGATGACTTTACAAGCAGCAATCAACTCTTTGGGAACAGACTCTGTGGCCGGATATACGGCGGCTTCCAAGGTTGATCAAATTTTAGTCCTAGTCTTAATGTCATTTGGAGTTACAATGGCAACTTATGTGGCACAAAATTATGGAGCAGGAGAGTATCGCCGAATTTTGGTAGGAATGCGCCAAGCTTTGAAAATTAATATTGGCTTTGGAGTTTTACTAGGCATTTTTGAAATCCTTTTTGGTCGTTATTTAGTTAAATTGTTTTTGGAATCAAATAGCGGAGATGCTGTTGCTGTTCAGCATTTGGCTCAGACATTCTTTTGGGCTAACGGACCGTTTTATGCAATTTTGGGGGTTCTATTTATATTAAGATATGCCTTACAAGGATTGGGGAATACTAAAGCACCGACTATGGCTGGATTTGCGGAGATGATTTCTCGTTCCATTGGAGCTTTCGTATTTGTCATCTGGTTTGGATTCTTTGGCGCTAGTCTCTCTAATCCATTGGCATGGTTAGCATCAGTTTTGTGCCTATTACCAGCATGGAATAAGTATCGTCGAGAAATTATGGACAAATTAGAAAAAGATTAATTATAAAAACATCTAAGTGGATTTCCAAATAATTTTGGAGACCACTTTTTTTAAATTTTAAAAAGTTGGTTGCGAGAACCAACTAACTAGAGTAAGATAAATGTTGTAAATAAGTAAGCGTTTACATTTACTTTATTGTTAATTTTTATTTTTTGTTTTTAGGAGGCAAAATAGTCATGGCTAGTAAAAAACACATGTCAACTAGTTGGATTTATTTTTTCGGAGCCCTAGGTGGGTTATTGTTTGGATATGACACAGGGGTTATCTCTGGTGCCATGCTTTTTATTGGAAAAGAGCTCGGAATCCGAGCTGGTTCATTTGAAGATGGATTTATTACTGCTTCGGTCCTTTTGGGGGCGATCTTAGGAGCAGCCATCATTGGTCCAATGTCGGATAAGCTTGGACGAAAGAAATTACTTTTAACTTCTGCTATTATTTTCTTTGTTGGAGCGATGGGATCAGGAATTGGTCTCAATTATGCCATGTTAGTTACTTCTCGAGTCTTGTTGGGAGTGGCAGTTGGGGCGGCGTCAGCTTTGATTCCAACATATTTAGCTGAATTATCTCCTGCTGATAAGCGTGGAGGAATCGGGACTTTGTTCCAGTTAATGATCATGACTGGAATTTTCTTAGCTTATGTCTCGAATGAATGGCTTTCACCACACGGGCTATTCGGACTATCATCACATGTTGGTTGGCATTGGATGCTTGGGTTAGCAACTATTCCAGCTGCATTGTTATTCTTTGGTGGATTAACTTTGCCTGAATCACCACGATATTTAGTGAAGCAAGGAAAAGATCGAGAAGCCCAAAGCGTTTTGGAAACGTTTAATTCTAATCCAAAAGTGGTTCAAGAGGAGTTACATGATATTAAATTACAGGCTCAAATGCCCTCTGGTGGATATAAAGAATTATTTGGACCAATGGCCCGTCCAGTTTTGATTATGGCATTAGGACTTGCTATTTTCCAACAGGTTATGGGATGTAATACGGTTTTGTACTATGCACCAAAGATTTTCGTTTCAGCTGGATTCAGCGAACATTTCGCTCTCCAATCACATATTGTAATTGGAATATTTAATGTGATTGTGACGGCTATTGCGGTTAAGATTATGGATAAAATTGATCGTAAAAAAATGTTGACGTATGGTGCCTTAGGAATGGGAGCTTCACTATTAGTTATGTCAACTGCCATGCTAGTTTTGAAGGCCGGAGGAGGAAACTTCGGATCATGGATTTGTGTGATTGCTTTAACCTTGTACATTGCGTTCTTCTCTGCAACTTGGGGACCTGTTATGTGGGTAATGATTGGTGAAGCTTTCCCATTGAATATTCGTGGATTGGGTAACTCATTTGGGGCTGTTATTAATTGGACAGCAAACTTTGCTGTTTCACAATCATTCCCAATGCTATTAATTGCCTTTACCCCTGCCCATTCAGTTAACGCTGAGGGACAAGGAATTGCTAAGCTTTTCATTATTTATGGACTTCTATGTTTCGTAGCAATTTGGTTCATTAAAAAATATACCTTTGAAACTAGAAATCGTTCATTGGAATCAATCGAAGCAACTTTGCGGTCAAAAGCTCATGCTGATGGATATAGCGATGGAGCTGAAGTAAGATAATATTTAAATTAAATTTATAGAATCCATGGTAGTCGTAAAA
Coding sequences within:
- a CDS encoding AraC family transcriptional regulator → MSAEKGGEYEVVVNNNDVDVRIFVSREEPGFKPPHWHRHVEIVSVLSGTVTFSYEGHDVVLQPGEFIAIGSGVLHSSSHEKNCSIVLQIPVSYLEKYWDNPENMLFTIHKKDRFDSEYQEIVVALQEMAHVYQHKISGYRFKFNELMLHCLYLIFTKYGQDSVVVNVGQNNRLKEVLSDINERYSMVLTVNNLAQKFNYNPDYLSRFFKQKTGISLNRYIYLVRLSHVHFEVVNSDKPIHNIFSDNGVKNIRLGTKLFEQYYGSLPREIRKQRK
- a CDS encoding MATE family efflux transporter, which gives rise to MQDLTKGNPVKLIMMFTLPIIVGYLFQNLYNIIDTLIVGQTLGVKALAAVGSTGSVMFLALGFVGGVTSGMSIITAQRYGAQDWAGVRRSFGQSILASGVITVFLTLIGVVGLRGLLILMQTPNNIFEMAYAFIVIIWGGVVTQVGYNILANEMRAVGNSRAPLYHLILGMIINILLELLFILVFHWGTAGAALATVVAYAISTLTSWWHITKFMPVLHITKEDLKWDSTEIKIHLAAALPMGFQQSVIAIGSMTLQAAINSLGTDSVAGYTAASKVDQILVLVLMSFGVTMATYVAQNYGAGEYRRILVGMRQALKINIGFGVLLGIFEILFGRYLVKLFLESNSGDAVAVQHLAQTFFWANGPFYAILGVLFILRYALQGLGNTKAPTMAGFAEMISRSIGAFVFVIWFGFFGASLSNPLAWLASVLCLLPAWNKYRREIMDKLEKD
- a CDS encoding sugar porter family MFS transporter, whose translation is MASKKHMSTSWIYFFGALGGLLFGYDTGVISGAMLFIGKELGIRAGSFEDGFITASVLLGAILGAAIIGPMSDKLGRKKLLLTSAIIFFVGAMGSGIGLNYAMLVTSRVLLGVAVGAASALIPTYLAELSPADKRGGIGTLFQLMIMTGIFLAYVSNEWLSPHGLFGLSSHVGWHWMLGLATIPAALLFFGGLTLPESPRYLVKQGKDREAQSVLETFNSNPKVVQEELHDIKLQAQMPSGGYKELFGPMARPVLIMALGLAIFQQVMGCNTVLYYAPKIFVSAGFSEHFALQSHIVIGIFNVIVTAIAVKIMDKIDRKKMLTYGALGMGASLLVMSTAMLVLKAGGGNFGSWICVIALTLYIAFFSATWGPVMWVMIGEAFPLNIRGLGNSFGAVINWTANFAVSQSFPMLLIAFTPAHSVNAEGQGIAKLFIIYGLLCFVAIWFIKKYTFETRNRSLESIEATLRSKAHADGYSDGAEVR